Genomic window (Fretibacterium sp. OH1220_COT-178):
TGGGAAAACACAAGATGAAGTTCGACAGAGAGGTTCTGGAGGTGGACATCCCGGACTCCGATCTGCTGGGCGTCCTGCGGAGCCGTGAAGTCCCCTGCGCCCCCTCGGAAGAAGAAGCCGTCCGGGAGGCGCTGGCCAATCCGATCGGCAGTCCCAGACTCGAGGACATCGTCAAGCCGGGGGAGAAGGTCTGCATCGTCACCTGCGACGTCACCCGGCTGTGGCAGCACCCCAGCGTCTATCTTCCCATTCTGGTGGAGGAGCTCAACGCCATCGGCGTGCCGGACGAGGACATTTTCTTTCTTTCGGGGACGGGGACGCACCGCAATCAGAGCCCGGAGGAGCACAAGGCCATCCTCGGCGAGGACCTGTACCGCCGCTGCAAGATCTACGACCACGACAGCCGGAGCGACGCGATGGCCGACTTCGGCGTCACGAGCCGGGGCACGCCCGTCCGCTTCAACAAGCGTGCTGCAGACAGCGACCACGTGATCGTCACCGGAGGCGTCGTCTATCACTTCATGGCCGGCTGGGGCGGGGGCAAGAAGGGCATCCTTCCCGGCATCGCGGCCTACGAGACCGTCATGGCCAACCATGCCCTGGCGCTCGACCCCATCCCCGGAAAGGGACGCAATCCGGTCTGCCGGACCGGCAATATCGACGGGAACCTGATTCATATGGATATGGTGGAGGCGGTCGAAAAGCTGAACCCCAGTTTTCTCCTGAACGTCGTCATGAACGCGTCGGGCAAGATCGGTTGGGCGGTCGCCGGCGACTGGAAGGAAGCCTACAGGAAAGGCATGGAGATCGTGGACAGCGTCGATGCCGTCGAGATCCCCGAGAAGGCCGACCTGGTGGTGGCCTCCGCCTGCGGATACCCTAAGGACATCAACTTCTACCAGACCTCCAAGACCTTTTTCAACGCTCAGGAGGCCCTGAAGCCCGGAGGCTCCATGCTGATCCTCAGCGCCTGCACCGAGGGCTACGGAAATGCCGAGGTCCAAACGATGCTCCTCGACTTCAGGGACAACGGCGCAAGAGAGGCCGAACTGCGGCGCGAGTTCACCATCGCCAAGCACGTCGGGTTCTGCACCGGGGAGGCGGCGGAGAAGTTCGACTTCCACCTCGTGACGAAGATGGACCCCGCTCTGCTGGAGGGCACAGGGGTCATCGCCTCCAGGACGGTGGAGGAGGCCATGGAGAAGATCCATGCCAAGCACGGCAGGTCCCTGAAAACATGGCT
Coding sequences:
- the larA gene encoding nickel-dependent lactate racemase produces the protein MGKHKMKFDREVLEVDIPDSDLLGVLRSREVPCAPSEEEAVREALANPIGSPRLEDIVKPGEKVCIVTCDVTRLWQHPSVYLPILVEELNAIGVPDEDIFFLSGTGTHRNQSPEEHKAILGEDLYRRCKIYDHDSRSDAMADFGVTSRGTPVRFNKRAADSDHVIVTGGVVYHFMAGWGGGKKGILPGIAAYETVMANHALALDPIPGKGRNPVCRTGNIDGNLIHMDMVEAVEKLNPSFLLNVVMNASGKIGWAVAGDWKEAYRKGMEIVDSVDAVEIPEKADLVVASACGYPKDINFYQTSKTFFNAQEALKPGGSMLILSACTEGYGNAEVQTMLLDFRDNGAREAELRREFTIAKHVGFCTGEAAEKFDFHLVTKMDPALLEGTGVIASRTVEEAMEKIHAKHGRSLKTWLMPQGANTLPKLPGQ